In Paraburkholderia caribensis, a single window of DNA contains:
- a CDS encoding SurA N-terminal domain-containing protein, whose protein sequence is MLDFFRNHQRLMMFMLILVILPGLGFVGIQGFRGFFDESANVASVNGHKITRGEYDNAWRQQMDRARQMLGAQFDSKMFDTPERRKEMLDGLIQQRVLADETQRLHLTVSDDALRRALMADPVIGSLKNPDGSIDLNKYKELLAMQGITPDQYQEQVRYSMAMQQLPAAITQTSFTPKTLAQHLTELAEQQREVQGLAFRAKEYESKVQPTDAQIQAYYDAHRNDFATPATATIQYLVMSPATIAASANPSDADLKKYYDDNIAHYRTVGEVRASHILISAPKDASAADKDKAKQKAQEILTQIKAHPDQFAQLAQQDSQDPGSASKGGDLGYFSPGMIAGGKAFDDAVFKMKKDEISDLIQSDFGYHIVKVTDVKPSVTKPFDEVKDSIAKDLKAQLATKAFGDDSEGFTSIVYEQAKSLQPAADKYKLQIQTATVTPQPNSALPPDSPLNNPKFLAAVFANDSAKDRNNTQAIDVGNNTLIAAHVTDFKPAAVPALAAVKDAVRQKVVAQQAADLARKEGEARLADLQKSKSTQGFSSALKVSRSDAQGVPPAALGAIYKVDAQKLPAYVGVDLGADGYAIYRVNAVVQPAPTDAQRLASAQQQIASVNAQAEAESYLDAVRARSKVKMYGSLDNPQSGE, encoded by the coding sequence ATGCTCGATTTCTTTCGCAATCACCAACGTCTGATGATGTTCATGCTCATCCTGGTTATTCTGCCGGGTTTGGGTTTTGTCGGTATCCAGGGCTTCCGTGGCTTCTTTGACGAGAGCGCGAATGTCGCGAGCGTCAACGGGCACAAGATCACGCGCGGCGAATATGACAACGCGTGGCGTCAGCAGATGGACCGCGCGCGTCAGATGCTCGGCGCACAGTTCGACTCGAAGATGTTCGATACGCCGGAGCGCCGCAAGGAGATGCTCGACGGGCTGATCCAGCAGCGCGTGCTCGCCGACGAGACGCAACGTCTGCACCTGACGGTGTCCGACGATGCACTGCGTCGCGCGCTGATGGCCGATCCCGTGATCGGCTCGCTGAAGAATCCCGACGGCTCGATCGACCTGAACAAATACAAAGAACTCCTTGCGATGCAGGGCATCACGCCCGATCAATACCAGGAGCAGGTTCGCTACAGCATGGCGATGCAACAGTTGCCCGCAGCCATCACGCAAACCTCGTTCACGCCGAAGACGCTCGCACAGCATCTGACCGAACTGGCCGAGCAGCAGCGCGAAGTGCAGGGCCTCGCGTTCCGCGCGAAGGAGTACGAGTCGAAGGTGCAGCCGACTGACGCGCAAATTCAGGCGTACTACGACGCGCATCGCAACGACTTCGCGACGCCGGCCACGGCCACGATCCAGTATCTCGTGATGTCGCCCGCAACGATCGCGGCATCGGCGAACCCGAGCGACGCGGATCTCAAGAAGTACTACGACGACAACATCGCTCACTACCGCACGGTGGGTGAAGTGCGCGCGAGCCACATCCTGATCTCGGCGCCGAAAGACGCGAGCGCCGCCGACAAGGACAAGGCAAAGCAGAAAGCACAGGAAATCCTCACGCAGATCAAGGCGCATCCCGACCAGTTCGCGCAGCTCGCGCAGCAGGATTCGCAGGACCCGGGTTCGGCGTCGAAGGGCGGCGATCTGGGCTACTTCAGCCCGGGCATGATCGCGGGCGGCAAGGCCTTCGACGACGCCGTCTTCAAGATGAAGAAGGATGAGATCAGCGATCTGATCCAGTCGGACTTCGGCTATCACATCGTCAAGGTGACGGACGTGAAGCCGTCGGTGACGAAGCCGTTCGACGAAGTGAAAGATTCGATCGCCAAAGATCTCAAGGCGCAACTCGCCACGAAGGCATTCGGCGACGATTCGGAAGGCTTCACGTCGATCGTCTACGAACAGGCGAAGAGCCTGCAACCGGCCGCGGACAAGTACAAGCTGCAGATCCAGACGGCTACGGTGACGCCGCAGCCGAACAGCGCGTTGCCGCCGGATAGTCCGCTCAATAATCCGAAATTCCTCGCGGCCGTGTTCGCGAACGACTCGGCGAAGGACCGCAACAACACGCAGGCAATCGACGTCGGCAACAACACGCTGATCGCGGCACACGTGACCGACTTCAAGCCGGCCGCCGTGCCGGCGCTCGCTGCCGTCAAGGACGCCGTGCGTCAGAAGGTGGTCGCGCAGCAGGCTGCCGATCTCGCGCGCAAGGAAGGCGAGGCCAGGTTGGCGGATCTGCAGAAGTCGAAGTCGACGCAGGGCTTCTCGTCTGCGCTGAAGGTGTCGCGCAGCGACGCGCAAGGTGTGCCTCCCGCTGCATTGGGCGCAATTTACAAGGTCGATGCGCAAAAGTTGCCGGCCTACGTCGGCGTCGACCTCGGGGCGGACGGCTATGCGATCTATCGCGTGAACGCTGTCGTGCAGCCCGCGCCGACCGATGCGCAGCGTCTCGCCTCGGCGCAGCAGCAGATCGCCTCGGTGAATGCGCAGGCTGAAGCCGAGTCGTATCTGGATGCGGTGCGCGCGCGGTCGAAGGTGAAGATGTACGGTTCGCTCGATAACCCGCAGTCAGGCGAATAA
- a CDS encoding HU family DNA-binding protein — protein MNKTELIDHIAQQADISKAAAGRALDAVIGGVKGTLKKGGSVTLVGFGTFAVGKRTARTGRNPRTGAAIKIKAARVPKFRPGKALKDALN, from the coding sequence ATGAATAAAACGGAATTGATCGATCACATCGCGCAGCAAGCCGACATTTCGAAAGCGGCAGCAGGTCGCGCGTTGGATGCCGTGATCGGTGGCGTCAAGGGTACGTTGAAAAAGGGTGGTTCGGTCACGCTGGTCGGCTTCGGCACCTTCGCCGTCGGCAAGCGCACGGCACGCACGGGTCGCAATCCGCGCACGGGCGCAGCAATCAAGATCAAGGCAGCCAGGGTTCCTAAATTTAGGCCTGGCAAAGCGCTAAAGGATGCGTTAAACTAA